DNA sequence from the Coffea arabica cultivar ET-39 chromosome 11c, Coffea Arabica ET-39 HiFi, whole genome shotgun sequence genome:
attaaatcaaaatcaattatGAACCATTTATCCATATTGCCACCTTTACTCATATCAGACTTCCGAACGGAGCAACCTGGGATGGGTTTTTAGTCCGTGGGGAGGATGGAACTCTTTGGAGGAAAGGTGGGCAGCGGATTGTCCGTTGGCCCGATGACGCTGTAGAAGCATTTTGTCAAAATTACTACAAGGACAGAGCCccttttttgtcaatttttttgttCGTCTGAAAGcgagggtttgtttggattgctgtttatttgccaaaatatatttgcttgCATCagcattacaattttcaacacacctttttatcttctcaattacctttttatctcacatacatcacatcacaaaaagtactacagtaaaaatatctctaataattcacaatccaaacaaaaatatCTCTGATTGAAGGTGATCTTCTGTACGAAACGAATGTCAATAATATGCTTTTGAAAGTGAGTTGTCAAAGTTCTAAAACCGAGCGTCCAATTTTGGGCATCTTTGAAGACGACACCCGAGAAAAGAAAGCTTGCTCAGTAAACAAAACTGAAAAGGATTGCAGAAACCAACCAGAATGGCGTGTGGGGTCGGTCGGTCAATAACGCTGAACGTCAACTGGTTGCAGCATACTTGTATGTCACGCGACTACGGTCGACCACAGGTCTGGACTGTGGAGGAGGAGACTCACAATAACATGGGCCCTTTTCGTGGATTCGGTTTTTCTGGTCCTGAGCTATATGATCACCCTTTCATAGGTTTCAATGTTGTCGTCTGATGGAAACCGAAACGGGTCCCATATTCAACCCAGTATTTGAGAAGAGGGCCCGTAATGTGTCCAGCCGCCTTGTTGTAGTGGGCGGCCACAAATCAGTACCCGCGTTCTTCAATCACGATGAAAAATTAATCGTCTCTCTCTTTAtctttgtctttcttttcttttcctttttttttgagagggcaaaaaaaaaaaaagagtcgtTGAGATCAATTGcgtggagaattttccaaagcGTGCTCCTCGCATTGTGCAAATtctgtacatatatatatatatatatatatatttggtatAACTCAGAGGTATTCGCATTTATTTTACGGTCTGCGACTAATCCTATTCGAGTCGGATCGGATCTTTTGCGGGGAAGTTCTACTAACATTGTTCTTTTCATTCCCATGAATTTCAAATTCGAGAGCTCATGGTTAAGGAATGCAAACTCCTTCCGCTTGTGCCAATATCCGTTGGTGCAAATTTTGTATGATGTATAGTTGTTAcatgaaagagagagagaacaaaTTTTGTAGATGTTGATTTTTTGGTGTTGCAACCTAGACAGATCACAGAGCCTGAGTGCTGCAGCCACTTATGGGCTTCCCATTGGACAAATTAGATTCTCCTCTTTCAACTTTTCATCGACAATTTCCCACATGCTGAAGCTCGTACATCGAAGAACAGGGATGgtaacggggcggggttgggttGGGGGATTCCTCTCCCATCTCCCGCTCCGCTGCCTACAAACTTCCCTCGCCCCCGCCCCATCTCCCAGCTCCCCCCGCTCCGCCCGCTCCGTTTCCCCCGCAAGTGCTCACGCAgggctaataaaaatttgttatataattttattataattaaattttagcaaataatcaagtactaagaTATCAACACATTATcgaattattattcattgtaatttttacaattgaaacttataaaaacaattaaacaaaaattaattgaatacaatccaacatgatgaaataaatataactaaagtagtcaaattttcacttttggcacaactacaatcactaattcattattgtgcttgtgctttttttaagaaaaaaatgttattgtattaagtgtaattagggatttagtataaatgtattagaaatttagtataaccaattaataatttgtattagtacacatatataattattagtataattaataatctactaatattattattgttgtacCAAACCCACCAATGATTACTGTTACACATACGGAAGAATCTCATTTATTGTGTTCTAATGAGATGGATGCTTTATTATCAATAAGATAGGAGGAGACAATATTAATATTCCGCTCAAAAAGCACCCGTACCAGACAACCTTTGTTAGTTAATTACGTTATTTGGGGACGGTATATGCGAGATTCCACTTTCATCCTCACCGTCACTCCCCGCATGTCATATCATAGATAGGTTCTTGAACTTTTTAGCTCTTTatacttttttgctttttcatgTGTtgagaaaaagggaagaaggcAAGCAACCACCAACGAAGTATGGGCTGCTtgctccttttgtttttctgtaCACTGCAGGGGTAGAGAACGGGGGAGAGTGACTCAATTCTTTGGGAAGCTCTTGCATTATaaaactattcatttttttttttatatccaTTTGTATATTACTAAGGTCTTAGTTGGgtcctaaaatttttttttttgtcacctCTTTAAAGATTTAGTTCTATATATTAGATGCTAATCCATTAGAAAATTCATACTTAATCTTGTATGTAATAGTAATACTTTTCAACAATCATTGCGCGACATTCTTTGTTCAATCGAATGCTTTTTGAGCTTGAACATGATGACCTTGAAGTAATTGCGTGTTGCACTGTAATTTGAAATAGTTGTCAGGGCATTTCTGCAAAATGCAACTATATAAACTTCCATCAACTGAAAAGATTCTCCAGGAAACTCTCAGCTTTTATTCAATCAGCGATCGAGAGTAAAATGGCCAGGGACATGAAGAGGAACAGAAACTCTTCAGCTTATTTCTTCCGTCTTTTTTCGCTTATTCTCCTCTTTGCATTTTCAGCATTGTCCGTCGAAGCAAGGAAAAGTCACGGCCAGAAAATGCATCGTGCTCAGCACAAGAAACACACAAACCATAAAGGAAATGTTAGTACTCCACCTAGAACTAGAAGGTCACGCATTCCCGCTCATGCTCCTGCTTCACCGCCAATAACCGAGTCCACCATTTTTGATGTCCTATCATTTGGTGCCAAGGGCGATGGAATTTGTGATGATTCCAAGGTAAATATATTACTCGTCGAGCCCTCAATCTGTTTTGTTCTACATATTTACGGAAAAAAGCTCAATTATAGAAaactttttaatttaaaaaaaaaaagagttaacgAAAATATTACTCCTCCATGCTTTTTTCACCCCCAGCTTTACAAGAAAAACtgtctatttttgaaaaaagcgGAGGAGCTCAAACTACTACTGATCGGCATTAATTCCATCCTCTCCGCTGTCCCGGTAAAATAATGATGGGGAGTTTGATCGGAGATTAGTCGTGTTTTCCGTCTAACTCCTCATTGAATTTGTAAACTTTTTAGGCGGTTGCAGCCGCATGGGAGGCTGCATGCAAGGTCCCCGGAGCTACTATGGAGTTTCCGTCGGAATTCAAGTTTCTTATAAAGCCCACAACACTTCAAGGACCATGCCAGCCACACCTCACTCTTCAGGTACCCCAATCTTAGTTCACTAATGAATTGAATAGATTTCTGCATTTCATGAACTGCATGAAAGTCATTTAATTATTGGAATGTataattctttcttttgctAGAAAGTCATTTCACAATGCAAAATATATACTCCACAATTAATTAGTAGGGATACTGGTCGACTAATATTCAATTACTGGAATCGAGAACAGATAGATGGCCTGGTATTGGCTCCTTCGAAAGTATGGTCAGGGCCAAAATCAAGTTTGTTTCAATGGATAAATTTCAAATGGCTTCAGAATTTCACTATTCAAGGTTCTGGGATTGTTGATGGTCAAGGTTCTAACTGGTGGACTCCTTCCTCTCCATTTGATTCGATGAAGGTTTGTACCAATTCCATAGAATTGCTAATTACGTAATTAATTTGCGATAGCattattctctctctctcttgactTCATTTTGCTTCTCACAACTTTGATGATATTCATTTCCAGGACAAGCGCCCTAAAACCTTTCCAGACATGAAACCCACGGTACGTAAGACTTACTACAATAAAATATATAGGgaacattctttttcttttagaaaaatttcctcacactcgtgtttttaatggaatgttttttttttttttggctttctaCCTGTTGATGAAGGCTTTGAGATTCTACTCAAGCTACAACGTTACGGTTCGTGACATCAAGATTATAAATAGTCCGAACTGCCATTTAAAGTTTGACAACTCCAGAGGAGTGGAGGTCAACAATATTACAATCTCTGCACCAGAAACCAGCTTAAACACTGACGGCATTCACCTGCAAAATTCCCAAGATGTAGAAATTCACCACTCCTACATCGGATGTGGTACTGTTCTATTACTAATGTGCTATGATTTAATAGTCGTTCTTGGATAATACAATAGGCCAAAGGAGTTTGATTTCCTTAGGCCAGATACTATTTATTAACATTAATTCACCCCATCGGGACTGTTCTTAAAGCCCAAGTATTTGTTTATGGCGATTGTATAAGGCAAATAAAACTATTTTTCTAATGGATAATTGGATTTGAATAGGGGACGATTGTGTTTCAATCCAAACTGGTTGCAGCAATGTTTTTGTGCATCATATCAATTGCGGTCCTGGACATGGTAtaaggtaatttttttttctttcttttttttttggggtactATACTGTAGTATTTTGGAGTTTAGTTTTAATTGAGTACTAAATAGTACTGTGCGCTGAAAATAACAGCTTAGGAGGGCTAGGTAAGGGTGGAACCGTGGCTTGTGTCTCCAACATTATTGTGGATAGCATTTTCATGAATAACACTCTATATGGTGCACGGATCAAGACGTGGCAGGTAAGATTGGTCAAATAATCACCGATACTTTCCATTCTAACCTTCGTTATGATGGATTTCGCGAGATTCCTATTTATTTCTAGATAGGAACCCGGTGCTAAAAGGGCCATCTTCACAAAGCTAACATATTTATTCGCAGTCCCATAGTGTAAATTACCAAACTGTCAGCAACAGTAGAATAGTGTCCAATGTCCATGAACTGAAAATTGTTCATATTTTGAAGTTTCGCTTTATATTGatatatgtatttatttttACATTTATGTTCCAATATCAGGGTGGTCTTGGAGCAGTGAAAAATGTGTCATTTTCCAACATACAAGTATCTGATGTTAAGGTCCCGATAATGATCGATCAGTACTACTGCGACAAGCATATTTGCAAGAATAAAACAGGAGCAGTGGCAGTATCTGGGGtcaaatttgataaaataaCAGGAACTTATTCAGCTCAGCCCCTTCATTTGGCCTGCAGCAGTTCGGTTCCGTGCAGCAATGTTGATTTAAGTGCCATTAATTTACAGCCATCGCTTGAGTTTCGTGGATTGCGGGATGCCTTGTGCTGGAACTCTTACGGGAAGTCACAAGCACCCCTTGTTCCAACAAGCATTGATTATTGCCTGTTAAAGGGAGGTAGCGTCTTGCAAAAAATATCAAGATCCCACGGGAAATCTTGCTAGTCATTTGTATTTTGTATAATTCAGAGTCTTTGTCTTAGGCCGTTCGAGTGCTTTGCTCTGTCAATGCTTCCCCTCCGCAGTGTTTTGGATTGCAGGAAGGTGATGGTACAGATTGATGTTCATGAATAGCATTTTTACGTACCCGTTAATAGTTGGATGATCTTTATTTCATTTGCTCCTTGATATATCTGTGAATGCAATCAAATTAATGTAGTTGAGCTATGGAGGGTTTAGATTTAGTGTAACAGAAATAGACAAAATTACTCCACCCTGGCCTGTCCTGAAAATTTCAACTTCCTTTAACTATTCGTGATGCAAATATTTCAATGCTTCCATCCGAGATTAGGCCAAATAATCTTGTCTTGGGGTGGTTCCCTTGCGCAGGGTGTGATTTGCCTAGAAACTTGCGTGTTTGAAGTTAATTTAGCGTTTCTTTTGACTTGAAAAGGAATGGCAGAAGATTATGGAAGGCAGAAGATTTGCCTGGTAGTGTGTTGGCCGCGAAAGTTTCTGATGGCTTCTGGTGCAATGCATTGAATATAGGACAATTTTGTCATAGCAATATGTttaaagttcatccatagtAGAGGGACCAAGAATCCTTTCCTTAATCAGTCAGGATGCCTTGCGGGAAAAGCTCGTAGAGCTTCAAACTTAGAAGCGCCCGCAAAC
Encoded proteins:
- the LOC140017021 gene encoding polygalacturonase At1g48100-like, translated to MARDMKRNRNSSAYFFRLFSLILLFAFSALSVEARKSHGQKMHRAQHKKHTNHKGNVSTPPRTRRSRIPAHAPASPPITESTIFDVLSFGAKGDGICDDSKAVAAAWEAACKVPGATMEFPSEFKFLIKPTTLQGPCQPHLTLQIDGLVLAPSKVWSGPKSSLFQWINFKWLQNFTIQGSGIVDGQGSNWWTPSSPFDSMKDKRPKTFPDMKPTALRFYSSYNVTVRDIKIINSPNCHLKFDNSRGVEVNNITISAPETSLNTDGIHLQNSQDVEIHHSYIGCGDDCVSIQTGCSNVFVHHINCGPGHGISLGGLGKGGTVACVSNIIVDSIFMNNTLYGARIKTWQGGLGAVKNVSFSNIQVSDVKVPIMIDQYYCDKHICKNKTGAVAVSGVKFDKITGTYSAQPLHLACSSSVPCSNVDLSAINLQPSLEFRGLRDALCWNSYGKSQAPLVPTSIDYCLLKGGSVLQKISRSHGKSC